From the Limanda limanda chromosome 2, fLimLim1.1, whole genome shotgun sequence genome, one window contains:
- the xpnpep1 gene encoding xaa-Pro aminopeptidase 1, with translation MSPKITGELLRQLRHTLKNCKYFSEPIQAYIVPSGDAHQSEYIAPCDCRREFICGFNGSAGTAIVTEQYAAMWTDGRYFLQASQQMDNNWTIMKMGLKETPSPEDWLISVLPENSKVGVDPWIIAADQWKNMSKALTSAGHSLVAVQDNLIDAVWSERPQRPSTQLRTLGLDYTGWSWQEKVTTLRAKMAERKISWFVATALDEIAWLFNLRGADIEYNPVFFAYSIVGMNTLRLFVDLSRLSCPAVRDHLQLDTPSKPELSIQMFPYESVNTELQAICAALGPKEKVWICDKASCALTQVIPKEHRTPIPYTPLCLSKAVKNPTEVKGMKMAHIKDAVALCELFAWLEKEIPKGTVTEISAADKAEELRSQQKHFVGLSFPTISSVGPNGAIIHYRPLPETNRTLSLNEVYLIDSGAQYVDGTTDVTRTMHFGTPSAYEKECFTYVLKGHIAVSAAIFPNGTKGHLLDSFARAALWESGLDYLHGTGHGVGCFLNVHEGPCGISYKTFADEPLEAGMIVSDEPGYYEDGAFGIRIENVVLVVPARPKYNFRNRGSLTFQPLTLVPIQVKMMNTDLLTQKERDWVNKYHRTCLEVVGAELERQGRRGALEWLVRETQPIA, from the exons ATGTCTCCGAAGATCACTGGAGAGCTGCTCAGGCAGCTTCGCCACACTTTGAAGAATTGCAAATACTTCTCTGAGCCTATCCAGGCCTACATCGTTCCCTCTGGAGATGCCCACCAG aGTGAATACATCGCACCGTGTGACTGCAGACGTGAATTCATCTGTGGATTTAATGGCTCTGCAG GTACGGCCATCGTCACAGAGCAGTATGCTGCGATGTGGACTGATGGGCGATATTTCCTCCAGGCCAGCCAGCAGATGGACAACAACTGGACCATCATGAAGATGG GACTGAAAGAGACGCCCTCTCCGGAGGACTGGCTGATCAGCGTCCTGCCGGAGAATTCCAAAGTGGGAGTAGATCCTTGGATCATAGCCGCTG ACCAGTGGAAGAATATGTCCAAGGCGCTGACCAGTGCAGGCCACTCTCTGGTGGCGGTGCAGGACAACCTGATCGATGCAGTTTGGAGCGAACGTCCACAAAGACCCAGCACTCAGCTCCGCACCCTGGGATTAGACTACACTG GTTGGTCCTGGCAAGAAAAGGTCACCACTTTGCGAGCCAAGATGGCAGAGAGGAAAATCAGCTGGTTTGTTGCCACGGCTTTGGACGAGATTGCAT gGCTTTTTAACCTCCGCGGTGCTGACATCGAGTACAACCCAGTTTTCTTTGCATATTCCATCGTGGGAATGAACACGCTGAG GCTTTTCGTGGACCTCAGCCGCCTCTCATGTCCCGCTGTGAGAGACCACCTGCAGCTGGACACTCCCAGCAAACCTGAGCTGAGCATCCAGATGTTCCCGTACGAGTCGGTCAACACCGAGCTCCAGGCCATCTGCGCAGCACTCGGCCCCAAGGAAAAAGTGTGGATCTGCGACAAGGCCAGTTGTGCTCTCACACAGGTCATCCCCAAG GAGCACAGGACTCCGATCCCCTACACGCCGCTCTGCCTCTCCAAGGCTGTGAAGAATCCCACTGAGGTTAAAGGCATGAAAATGGCCCAC ATCAAGGATGCAGTTGCTCTTTGTGAACTCTTTGCTTGGTTGGAAAAGGAG ATCCCTAAAGGCACGGTGACTGAAATCTCTGCTGCTGATAAGGCTGAGGAATTACGCAG tcaacagaaacatttTGTCGGCCTCAGTTTCCCCACAATCTCCAGCGTTGGTCCAAATGGAGCAATCATACATTACAG ACCACTGCCTGAAACCAACAGAACTCTCAGCCTGAATGAAGTTTACCTGATTGATTCTGGAGCTCAATATgt TGATGGAACCACAGACGTCACACGCACCATGCACTTTGGGACACCATCTGCTTATGAGAAG GAATGCTTTACCTATGTTCTGAAGGGACACATAGCTGTCAGTGCCGCTATTTTCCCAAATGGAACTAAAG GCCACCTGCTGGATTCGTTTGCCCGTGCAGCGCTGTGGGAGTCGGGGTTGGACTACCTCCACGGGACCGGCCACGGCGTCGGCTGCTTCCTCAACGTCCACGAGGGGCCCTGCGGCATCAGCTACAAGACCTTCGCTGATGAACCTCTGGAAGCCGGCATGATCGTCAGCGATG agccTGGGTACTATGAAGATGGAGCTTTTGGCATTCGTATCGAGAACGTGGTCCTAGTTGTTCCGGCAAGGCCCAAA TACAACTTCAGAAACCGAGGGAGTCTGACGTTTCAGCCCCTCACTCTGGTCCCTATCCAAGTCAAGATGATGAACACAGATCTGCTCACTCAGAAGGAG CGCGACTGGGTGAACAAGTACCACAGGACTTGCCTGGAGGTGGTTGGAGCAGAGCTGGAGAGGCAGGGCAGGAGGGGGGCGCTGGAGTGGCTGGTCAGAGAGACCCAGCCAATCGCCTGA